ATTACAGGCAGAAAGAAAAGCGTTATCGTAACGCAGAACGGCAAAAACATCTTCCCCGAGGAGCTTGAAATTTTCCTCAACGAAAACGAGTATATTTTGGAAAGTATGGTTTACGGCGAATATAATCCCGAGGACGGCGAAACCTATCTTTGCGCGCTGATTGTTCCGAAATTTGACGAAATCAAATCTGATTTCGGCGACGATGTGTCGGACGAAAAAATCCGCTCGCTTATGGAGGACGCGGTTAAGACGGTTAACAAACGAAATCCGCTCTACAAATATATAAGAAAATTTGAAATCCGCGACAAAGAGCTTACCAAAACCACAACGGGCAAAATCAAACGTTATCTTGAAATGCCCAAAAAGGAAAAATAATATGAACGCAAAAGAAAAACTGGAAATATGCTTTGAAAATCTTCGCAAAATCACCGAATTTAAGCCCGAAACGGCAATCGTTCTCGGCACGGGACTGGGCAGTTTTGCAGACCAAATCGAAACGCTTGAAACAGTTGAATACAAAGACCTTGAACATTTTCCTATTTCCACCGTCCAAGGCCATAACGGACGTTTTATTTTCGGAAAATACAAGGGCAAAAATGTTGCAGTTATGCAAGGCAGAGTGCATTATTACGAGGGATATGACATTGCCGACACCGTTCTCGGCGTGCGCCTTTTGTCGCTTTGCGGTGCGAAAAATCTCATTCTCACAAACGCCGCCGGCGGTATAAACGAGAGTTTTTCAAAAGGCTGTCTTATGGCGCTGACCGACCATATTTCATCGTTTGTCCCCTCGCCTTTGCGCGGTGAAAATATAGATTTTCTCGGCGAAAGATTTCCCGATATGTCCGAGGTTTACGACAAAGATTTGCTTAAAACCGCAAAAAATGCAGCGAGCGAAAACGGCATAAAACTCAATTTCGGCACATATCTCCAGGCGCCCGGGCCGAATTACGAAACGCCTGCCGAAATAAAAATGTATAAACTTCTCGGCGCGGATGCGGTCGGAATGAGCACAGCGTGCGAGGCTATGGCGGCAAAGCACGCAGGTATGAAAATTCTCGGCATCAGCTGTATTACCAATATGGCTGCGGGACTGGGCGAAAAAACACTTTCACATACCGACGTTCAGCAAACCGCAAAAAAGATTTCAAGCGATTTTACACTTCTTTTGCGCGGAGTGCTTGAAAAAATATGAAATTTTACACATTGCATATAAAAAACTATTGATTTTATTTTTAAAGTATGATAAAATATTAACATAGTTAAATTTTATAAGGAGTGACACATTATGCCATTAGTTACAACAAAAGAAATGTTCCGCAAAGCATACGAAGGCGGTTATGCTATCGGTGCATTCAATGTAAATAATATGGAAATTATCCAGGGTATCACAGAGGCCGGCAAAGAGGTTAACGCACCTCTTATCCTTCAGGTTTCGTCGGGCGCAAGAAAATATGCAAATCATACTTATCTTGTTAAACTCGTTGAGGCGGCGGTTGAAGAAACAAATCTTCCCATCGCTCTCCACCTCGACCACGGCGACAGCTTTGAACTTTGCAAAGCCTGCATAGACGGCGGTTTTACCTCTGTTATGATTGACGGTTCAAAACACCCGTATGAAGAAAATATTGCTCTTACAAAAAAAGTTGTTGAATACGCTCACGCTCACGGCGTTGTTGTTGAGGGCGAGCTTGGTCAGCTTGCAGGTATTGAGGA
The window above is part of the Qingrenia yutianensis genome. Proteins encoded here:
- a CDS encoding purine-nucleoside phosphorylase; translated protein: MNAKEKLEICFENLRKITEFKPETAIVLGTGLGSFADQIETLETVEYKDLEHFPISTVQGHNGRFIFGKYKGKNVAVMQGRVHYYEGYDIADTVLGVRLLSLCGAKNLILTNAAGGINESFSKGCLMALTDHISSFVPSPLRGENIDFLGERFPDMSEVYDKDLLKTAKNAASENGIKLNFGTYLQAPGPNYETPAEIKMYKLLGADAVGMSTACEAMAAKHAGMKILGISCITNMAAGLGEKTLSHTDVQQTAKKISSDFTLLLRGVLEKI